A window from Amblyomma americanum isolate KBUSLIRL-KWMA chromosome 7, ASM5285725v1, whole genome shotgun sequence encodes these proteins:
- the LOC144097247 gene encoding juvenile hormone acid O-methyltransferase-like, whose translation MQDSQGTDHTEQKKSDLDPESFTWLKVLSYKENLKALESTRFRQPASDQHQYLDIGCGPGNFLMEHLLPRLRPYRRFVGTDISRDMIEYARTRYGTQDVSFELLDIDHGNPQAIVDKYGPFERAYSFLTFHYVWDLDRAYRNIHRLLGDGGECLVVYFTRTGITDVWHRLYQDEEWRRYMPNLAEMFAERYCMDEPVPEKELVARERSAVAAAGLDMVACRTYSSIWTFPSVDACLKTYVPFFKLDARVPAQRRGAFWEDWRRALREGSTTTASGGIALTYEIILAHSRKAGAAA comes from the exons ATGCAAGACTCTCAGGGAACCGACCATACGGAGCAGAAAAAGTCTGACCTCGACCCAGAATCCTTCACCTGGCTGAAGGTGCTTTCCTACAAGGAAAACCTCAAAGCCTTGGAAAGCACCCGCTTCAGACAACCCGCAAGCGATCAACACCAATATCTCGATATCGGCTGCGGACCCGGCAACTTCCTCATGGAGCATCTGCTTCCGCGACTGCGTCCGTACAGACGCTTCGTTGGAACTGATATTTCCCGGGATATGATAGAGTACGCACGAACCCGCTACGGGACGCAGGACGTGTCCTTCGAGCTCCTGGACATCGATCACGGCAATCCCCAGGCCATCGTGGACAAGTACGGCCCGTTCGAACGCGCCTACTCTTTCCTGACGTTCCACTACGTGTGGGACCTGGACAGGGCGTACCGCAACATACATCGGCTTCTGGGGGACGGCGGAGAATGTCTGGTCGTCTACTTCACCAGGACCGGCATCACGGACGTCTGGCACAGGCTGTACCAGGACGAGGAGTGGAGGCGGTACATGCCG AACCTGGCCGAGATGTTCGCTGAACGCTACTGCATGGACGAGCCTGTTCCCGAAAAAGAGTTGGTCGCCCGCGAGCGAAGCGctgtggctgcggcgggactggACATGGTCGCCTGTCGCACTTACTCCAGCATCTGGACGTTCCCAAGCGTGGACGCCTGCCTCA AGACCTACGTGCCTTTCTTCAAGCTGGACGCCAGGGTGCCGGCACAGAGGCGCGGTGCCTTCTGGGAGGACTGGAGGCGAGCGCTTCGCGAGGGATCCACGACCACCGCGTCCGGTGGCATCGCCCTCACCTACGAAATTATCCTCGCGCACTCGCGGAAGGCCGGCGCTGCCGCTTAA